The following coding sequences lie in one Alicyclobacillus curvatus genomic window:
- a CDS encoding transposase codes for MNGVKYKNFEQASFEDIMVYSVIPPHPFWDAVAKYIDFSFADKLCAPLYSPIGQHPYAPSLKLKIHLVQRYYNISDREMELKIVGDIFIKRFLGVPISLAKFDHSTIALDRSRLGADIFHACHVNILAQALNLGMWGQDDDRWLVDAFHTHANVATPSVYELIQQAAQKLVRYLKRHNPARYEKLKENMDVGAFFRKLKREVQGSERNLAFSNLCVLAFSLVAWLERADTDDMDTQWKNDNEQETAKQQREVLLRILRENVTPKLPDENQSPSSENVEPQKEDIQYVEQDKNNKPSDRVVSAHDPEVRVGHKSKKLAFIGDKTQVVESANSHLVLNAEPIPGNEVDGIALESVVKAVVDEFDKRPKEVVADSAYGNAENRDKLSKELHILLTAPLPKFTNPSGKAFRAEDFTYIPERDVVVCPGGYTSVRKNHIKQSKGTQHGFAEEDCTACPLRAQCTDHAKGRTVFVSDYWELIQEAKKYNASQEGQEALRARYEIERTNNEMKRHHGLGKPRTRGRSKLRIDVKITSMVVNVKVMVKELLNRGKPLEAPVCL; via the coding sequence ATGAACGGGGTAAAGTACAAGAACTTTGAGCAAGCCTCCTTCGAGGACATCATGGTGTATTCAGTCATACCACCTCATCCATTCTGGGATGCAGTGGCGAAATACATTGATTTCTCGTTCGCGGATAAGCTCTGTGCTCCCTTGTACTCACCCATCGGCCAACACCCGTATGCCCCGTCCTTGAAACTTAAAATCCATCTCGTACAGCGGTACTACAACATTTCCGACCGTGAGATGGAGCTAAAGATCGTCGGTGATATCTTCATTAAGCGATTTTTAGGTGTACCGATCTCACTCGCAAAGTTTGACCACAGCACAATTGCGCTGGACAGGAGTCGGCTTGGCGCGGATATATTCCATGCCTGTCACGTGAATATCCTCGCTCAGGCACTGAACCTCGGCATGTGGGGACAAGATGATGACCGCTGGTTGGTAGATGCGTTCCACACGCATGCCAATGTTGCTACGCCAAGTGTATATGAGCTCATTCAACAAGCGGCTCAAAAGCTTGTGCGTTACTTGAAGCGTCATAACCCAGCGCGTTACGAAAAATTGAAGGAGAACATGGATGTGGGGGCATTCTTTCGCAAACTCAAGCGTGAGGTGCAGGGCAGCGAAAGAAATCTCGCCTTCAGCAATCTATGTGTTTTGGCGTTCAGTTTAGTGGCATGGCTGGAACGTGCGGACACCGACGACATGGATACCCAGTGGAAAAACGACAATGAGCAGGAAACAGCCAAGCAACAACGCGAGGTGCTCCTGCGTATTTTACGTGAGAACGTTACTCCGAAGCTCCCTGACGAAAACCAGTCTCCTTCATCTGAGAATGTGGAACCACAGAAAGAGGATATTCAGTACGTTGAACAGGACAAAAATAACAAGCCCTCCGACCGTGTAGTGAGTGCACATGACCCAGAAGTACGTGTTGGGCACAAGTCCAAAAAGCTGGCGTTTATTGGCGATAAGACACAAGTCGTGGAGTCGGCCAACTCTCACCTAGTCCTCAATGCGGAGCCTATCCCTGGTAATGAAGTAGATGGAATTGCACTGGAGTCGGTTGTAAAGGCTGTGGTGGATGAGTTCGACAAGCGTCCCAAGGAAGTAGTGGCAGACTCAGCTTACGGAAATGCTGAGAATCGCGACAAGCTCTCCAAGGAACTACATATCCTTCTAACGGCACCGTTGCCCAAATTCACGAACCCGTCCGGAAAGGCATTTCGAGCTGAAGACTTCACATACATACCGGAACGTGACGTGGTCGTGTGTCCTGGTGGGTACACGTCAGTCCGAAAGAACCACATTAAGCAATCTAAGGGTACACAACATGGATTTGCTGAAGAGGATTGCACAGCATGCCCTTTACGTGCGCAGTGCACCGACCATGCAAAGGGACGTACTGTGTTCGTGAGTGACTACTGGGAACTGATTCAGGAGGCAAAGAAGTACAATGCGAGCCAGGAGGGTCAAGAGGCACTTCGAGCTCGATACGAAATTGAGCGCACCAATAACGAAATGAAACGTCACCACGGACTCGGAAAGCCCCGAACCCGTGGTCGTAGCAAGTTGCGGATCGACGTTAAGATTACCTCTATGGTGGTCAATGTAAAGGTAATGGTGAAGGAGTTATTGAACCGAGGTAAGCCGTTAGAGGCCCCCGTCTGCCTTTAA
- a CDS encoding DUF169 domain-containing protein: protein MDAKALGDAIQKHIRPDNHPVGIRIVHSESELPAKYRRPGTHLGEKITICQAVAFARRYGWTIAMNGDDLSCPIAQIAFGYQPELDYYKDGNLVCGMYTDDFESAKRTEADVPKLTKEESGYYVAFPLDRAPFDPDVVVVYANSAQVMRLVAAMQFQRGGSISSTFSSRADCADIAIRTLKTGEPQVILPCYGDRVFAQTQDHEMAFSFPFKDAQELVAGLDGTHRGGIRYPIPQFLNYTAQFPATYEKLNRMFGE from the coding sequence ATGGATGCAAAAGCGCTCGGCGACGCAATCCAGAAGCACATTCGTCCTGACAACCATCCTGTAGGCATCCGAATTGTTCATTCAGAGTCTGAACTCCCCGCCAAGTACCGGCGCCCCGGAACGCATCTCGGGGAAAAAATCACAATCTGCCAAGCCGTTGCATTTGCGAGAAGATACGGTTGGACCATCGCGATGAATGGTGACGACTTGTCATGCCCCATTGCCCAGATTGCTTTTGGCTATCAACCGGAACTTGATTACTATAAGGATGGCAATCTCGTCTGTGGAATGTACACAGATGACTTCGAAAGCGCAAAGCGCACGGAAGCTGACGTGCCGAAACTGACCAAAGAAGAGAGCGGCTATTACGTAGCTTTTCCCTTGGACAGAGCGCCGTTTGACCCTGATGTGGTCGTTGTGTACGCGAACTCTGCACAGGTAATGCGCTTGGTGGCAGCGATGCAGTTCCAGCGAGGAGGGTCCATCAGTTCTACATTTTCAAGTCGAGCAGATTGCGCAGATATCGCCATTCGGACCTTGAAAACTGGGGAACCACAGGTCATTCTCCCTTGTTATGGAGATAGGGTGTTTGCTCAGACACAGGATCACGAGATGGCGTTTAGCTTTCCCTTTAAAGACGCGCAAGAACTCGTTGCAGGCCTGGATGGGACCCATCGAGGCGGGATTCGCTACCCAATTCCTCAATTTCTAAATTACACCGCTCAGTTTCCTGCAACATATGAGAAGTTAAACCGCATGTTTGGTGAGTAG
- a CDS encoding peptide ABC transporter substrate-binding protein: protein MKRFAARAAVLLLGLGTVTACGTTTSTNGSNDTSNVNSSQTSQVSSQNGQQISIGLTAYPITLDPVHSSAWFDRQVMFNVYDTLFHLGPHNVIEPDLVKSYQISKDGKTYTFHLQTGVQFQDGTPFNAAAVKFNLERGLGKTSTSRSSLDDIVSIDTPNESTVVLHLKAPYSPLLSVLTDRPGMIVSPTAVQKEGSNYPNHPVGTGPYEFENAVKGDHITLVKNPHYWQAGLPKTQTIVFRAFSDPNVELTNLENGAVQIVDTIPPSQVANLQKNPQFTVIDKPSFGFAGYELNLKSGVFQNKDLRQAVDRAINRSALVAVATSGTALPAYSPFGPSSPVYDKQEDTPLPQNAAEIAQLLAKGGQPNGFSFTLKTLPSDKTNAETIQGMLAQYHINMKIEQIDAAGLGTAQQNGNFDMILAGWSGRLDPDQNTIQYFSTGAPLNFGSYSNPQVDALLNKAREQQSMANRKQTYAQVMNILHQDVPFIFLYHSTNLMAYSTKLQGFQYRSDGMIRAATLTLGN from the coding sequence ATGAAGCGGTTTGCTGCACGCGCCGCAGTCTTGTTGCTCGGGCTCGGAACTGTTACCGCATGTGGAACGACGACTTCTACGAACGGTTCCAACGACACATCAAATGTCAACAGTTCACAGACGTCACAGGTATCATCGCAGAACGGTCAGCAAATCAGTATCGGCCTCACGGCTTATCCCATTACGCTCGATCCGGTTCACTCAAGTGCCTGGTTCGATCGCCAGGTGATGTTCAACGTCTATGACACCCTCTTTCACCTAGGTCCTCACAACGTCATTGAGCCCGACCTCGTGAAGTCATACCAGATTTCAAAGGACGGAAAAACGTACACCTTCCACCTGCAAACAGGTGTGCAGTTCCAGGACGGTACTCCGTTCAACGCCGCTGCTGTCAAGTTCAATCTTGAGCGTGGCCTTGGAAAGACTTCAACATCGCGCAGTTCCCTAGATGACATCGTCAGTATTGACACTCCAAATGAGAGCACCGTTGTGCTCCACCTCAAAGCTCCATACAGTCCACTTCTGTCTGTTTTGACAGACAGGCCAGGCATGATTGTCTCCCCAACCGCGGTACAGAAGGAGGGCTCCAATTACCCCAATCATCCCGTGGGCACAGGTCCGTACGAGTTTGAGAATGCGGTGAAGGGTGATCACATCACACTTGTGAAAAACCCTCACTACTGGCAGGCTGGTTTACCCAAGACGCAAACAATTGTGTTTCGTGCCTTTTCCGATCCCAATGTAGAGCTGACGAACTTAGAGAATGGGGCTGTGCAGATTGTGGATACCATCCCACCATCACAAGTGGCCAATTTGCAGAAAAACCCGCAATTTACCGTGATCGACAAACCTAGTTTCGGTTTTGCTGGCTACGAATTGAATCTAAAAAGCGGGGTGTTTCAGAACAAGGACCTGCGGCAGGCAGTGGATAGGGCCATCAACCGATCCGCTCTCGTCGCCGTAGCCACGTCAGGCACAGCGCTACCGGCTTATTCACCGTTTGGGCCGTCCTCACCTGTCTATGACAAGCAAGAAGATACCCCGCTGCCGCAAAACGCCGCAGAGATTGCACAGCTCCTTGCCAAAGGCGGTCAGCCAAACGGATTTTCGTTTACCTTAAAGACCTTGCCAAGTGACAAGACAAACGCGGAGACGATACAAGGCATGCTTGCGCAATATCATATCAACATGAAAATTGAACAGATTGATGCTGCCGGTCTTGGAACTGCACAACAGAACGGCAATTTTGACATGATTTTGGCTGGATGGTCCGGGCGTCTAGACCCCGACCAAAATACCATTCAATACTTTTCAACGGGTGCGCCGCTGAATTTTGGCAGCTACAGCAATCCCCAAGTAGATGCGCTGTTGAACAAGGCGCGGGAACAGCAATCGATGGCGAACAGGAAGCAGACCTATGCACAAGTTATGAACATTCTTCACCAGGATGTGCCGTTTATCTTCTTGTATCACTCGACCAACCTGATGGCTTATTCAACCAAGTTGCAAGGGTTCCAGTACCGGTCAGATGGCATGATTCGGGCAGCGACATTGACACTTGGGAATTGA